A single region of the Streptomyces sp. NBC_01803 genome encodes:
- a CDS encoding pentapeptide repeat-containing protein, producing MPYGNGRQLRRAATRRASQAPGSSRRSGGTGSGDGLDWARRIELASVILASLVAAIGLWYSNIQVRQELGINRDQLLVTQEGQITDRYNAAVTNLGDDATDVRLGGIYALQRIMQDSPRDHRTISNVLAAFIRTHTAQPAAEEAEVEEGAVPPVPGARADVNAALLVLVYRDPTYDDPYFTLDLRGADLSVTDIPYGNLSRAFLYRARLTNAYMPYADLSGAVLSEADLSGANLTDANLTDADLRGTDLTFATLSVEQIAGAVIDSTTTLPPHLVDDPAIRRRIAEIEADS from the coding sequence ATGCCTTACGGAAACGGTCGGCAGTTACGCCGTGCGGCGACCCGGCGCGCCTCACAAGCCCCGGGCTCCTCCCGGCGGTCCGGCGGCACCGGCTCGGGCGACGGGCTCGACTGGGCGCGCAGGATAGAGCTGGCCTCGGTCATTCTCGCGTCCCTCGTCGCCGCGATCGGCCTGTGGTACTCCAACATTCAGGTCCGGCAGGAGCTGGGGATCAACCGCGACCAACTCCTCGTCACCCAGGAGGGACAGATCACCGACCGGTACAACGCGGCGGTGACCAACCTCGGCGACGACGCCACGGATGTGCGTCTGGGCGGCATCTACGCGCTGCAGCGCATCATGCAGGACTCGCCCCGTGACCACCGCACCATCTCGAACGTCCTGGCCGCATTCATCCGCACCCACACCGCCCAACCGGCGGCGGAGGAAGCGGAAGTGGAGGAGGGCGCGGTCCCACCCGTTCCTGGCGCGCGAGCCGACGTGAACGCCGCGCTCCTCGTGCTCGTCTACCGCGATCCCACGTACGACGACCCGTATTTCACTCTGGATCTCCGGGGCGCCGACCTCTCCGTCACCGATATCCCCTACGGGAATCTCTCGCGCGCCTTCCTCTACCGCGCGCGGCTGACCAACGCCTATATGCCTTACGCGGATCTGTCCGGCGCGGTCCTGTCGGAAGCCGACCTGAGCGGCGCGAACCTGACCGACGCGAACCTGACCGACGCGGATCTGCGCGGCACGGACCTCACCTTCGCCACGCTGAGCGTGGAACAGATCGCCGGCGCCGTCATCGATTCCACGACGACGCTTCCGCCGCACCTCGTGGACGATCCGGCCATTCGGAGGCGGATCGCGGAGATCGAAGCGGACAGCTGA
- a CDS encoding alkaline phosphatase PhoX has translation MERRTVLRAAAIGAGATAFSGSLWRQAAAYPALPGTGPYGALRAADANGVMLPSGFTSRVIARTGQTVAGTGYTWHQAPDGGACFADGSGWIYVSNAEVSSSSGGGASAVKFNGSGSVTGAYRILSGTNRNCAGGATPWNTWLSCEEVSGGYVYETDPWGVNASVRRAAMGRFNHEAAAADPVRRVIYLTEDESDGCFYRFVPSTWGNLSSGTLQVLRESSGTLSWVNVPDPDGSPAPTRDQVSGAKLFNGGEGCYYRDNICYFTTKGDNRVWAYNASANTIAVIYDDNVSGAPLTGVDNITAASVGDLYVAEDGGNMEICVITPGDVIAPFLRVTGQSGSEITGPAFNPAGNRLYFSSQRGTSGSSTGGITYEVTGPFRTSL, from the coding sequence ATGGAACGCCGTACCGTACTTCGTGCCGCCGCCATCGGAGCGGGCGCGACCGCCTTTTCCGGATCCCTGTGGCGGCAGGCCGCCGCCTATCCGGCGCTGCCGGGCACCGGGCCCTACGGAGCGCTGCGCGCCGCCGACGCCAACGGGGTCATGCTGCCGTCCGGGTTCACCAGCCGCGTGATAGCCCGCACCGGACAGACTGTCGCCGGCACCGGTTACACCTGGCACCAGGCGCCGGACGGCGGCGCGTGCTTCGCCGACGGCTCGGGGTGGATCTACGTGTCCAACGCCGAGGTCAGCAGTTCCAGCGGCGGCGGCGCGAGCGCCGTGAAGTTCAACGGCTCGGGATCGGTCACCGGCGCCTACCGCATCCTCTCGGGTACCAACCGCAATTGCGCGGGGGGCGCGACTCCGTGGAACACCTGGCTGTCCTGTGAGGAGGTCAGCGGCGGATACGTCTACGAGACCGACCCGTGGGGCGTGAACGCCTCGGTGCGGCGCGCGGCGATGGGCCGGTTCAACCACGAGGCCGCGGCGGCCGATCCGGTCCGCCGCGTCATCTACCTGACCGAGGACGAGTCGGACGGCTGCTTCTACCGCTTCGTTCCCAGCACCTGGGGCAACCTGTCGTCCGGGACCCTCCAGGTGCTGCGCGAGTCGTCCGGCACCCTGTCCTGGGTCAACGTGCCCGACCCGGACGGAAGTCCCGCGCCGACCCGCGACCAGGTGTCGGGCGCCAAGCTGTTCAACGGCGGCGAGGGCTGCTATTACCGCGACAACATCTGCTACTTCACCACCAAGGGCGACAACCGGGTGTGGGCGTACAACGCTTCCGCCAACACCATCGCCGTCATCTACGACGACAACGTCTCCGGCGCCCCGCTGACCGGCGTGGACAACATCACCGCCGCCTCCGTCGGCGACCTGTATGTGGCCGAGGACGGAGGCAACATGGAGATCTGCGTCATCACGCCGGGCGATGTCATCGCCCCGTTCCTGCGGGTGACCGGCCAGTCGGGGTCCGAGATCACCGGCCCCGCGTTCAACCCCGCGGGGAACCGGCTCTACTTCTCCTCCCAGCGCGGCACGTCGGGCTCCAGCACCGGCGGCATCACCTACGAGGTCACCGGGCCGTTCCGCACCTCCCTGTAG